The Paenibacillus spongiae nucleotide sequence CTCGCAGGGGATACGGATCTCTTACCCGGAACCCGGAGGCAAGCCGAAAGTAACGGACGGCCCGTTCGCGGAAGCGAAAGAAATCATAGCCGGGTATACGCTGATTGAGGTCAAATCCAGGGAAGAAGCCATCGAATGGGCGCTGCGCATGCCGGATCCTCACGGCTTCGGCGAAGGGGAGATCGAGCTCCGCCAGATTATCGACGCAGCGGATTTGACGCAGAACCCGGAGACGCTGGCGATGGAAGCCGCGCTTCGTGAGAAGATGGAGGGGACCCGGAAACCGTGAGCGGCTCCTCCGTCCAGCGGACGATCGATGCCATCTGGCGCATCGAATCGGCCAAGCTAATCGCCGGACTGGCGCGGATGGTCCGCGACGTCGGCCTCGCGGAGGATCTTGCGCAGGACGCGCTCGTCATCGCATTGGAACGGTGGCCGGTCACCGGTATACCGGACAATCCCGGTGCTTGGCTGATGACAACGGCGAAGCGCCGCGCCATCGATCAGATCCGCAGGAGCAAGCTGCGCGAGCAGAAATACGAGGAACTCGGACGCGGCAGCGATCTGTATACCGAAGACGACATCGATATGGCGCTGGATGGCGAGGTTGAAGACGATCTCCTCCGGCTGATCTTCACGACCTGCCATCCCGTCTTATCCCAGGAGGCGCGTGTAGCATTGACGCTGCGGCTGCTCGGCGGGCTCACAACCGATGAAATCGCCCGCGCTTTCCTTCTTGCGGAATCGACCATCGCGCAGCGGATCGTCCGGGCGAAGCGGACGCTCAGCGCCTCGAAGGTTGCCTTCGAGGTGCCTGCCGGCGAAGAGCTCAAGCAACGCCTGTCGACCGTGCTTGAAGTGATCTATCTGATGTTCAATGAGGGGTATGCTGCAACTTCGGGTGACAGCTGGATGCGCCCGATGCTGTGTCAGGAGGCGCTCAGACTCGGACGCATTCTGGCGGAAATCGCGCCTGCGGAGCCGGAGGTTCACGGCTTGGTTTCCTTAATGGAGATCCAATCGTCCCGGTTCCGGACCCGGGTGAACGCTGCGGGGGAACCCATCCTGCTTATGGATCAGAACCGCGCATTATGGGATCATCTGCTGATCCGCCGCGGCTTGGCCGCTCTCGAACGCGCCCGGAAGCTGGGGCGTCCGCTCGGTCCTTATGCGCTGCAAGCTGCCATATCCGCATGCCATGCGCAGGCCCGTACCGCATCAGAGACCGATTGGGCGCGTATTGCCGCCCTGTACGAAGCCTTGTCGCGCGTCATGCCGTCGCCTATCGTGGAATTGAACCGCGCGGTGGCGATCGCCATGGCCTTCGGCCCGGCATTTGGTCTTCAACTCGTCGATGAGCTGGTCGCCGAACCGTCGCTCAAGGACTATCACCTGCTGCCAAGCGTTCGCGGCGATCTGCTGGTCAAGCTGGGCCGTACCGGCGAAGCCCGCGAAGAGTTCGAACGCGCCGCATCGCTGACGCGCAATGCAAGGGAGCGCGGGCTTCTGCTTAAGCGCGCCGCGGAATGCGCTGCGAGCGAATCGGGCGACTGCGATCAGCAAGGCATCGATGCGTGACCGCCAACCCAACCCATGCCGCTGCGCAGGCAGAATGTTCTTCCGATCGCTGTTGTTCCCGAATTTCTTGAATGATACAAGTAGGTTGAAATTCAGGAACATAGGCGACCGCTATCGCTTCTCCAGGACCATTTTTCCTGCTCCGCTCGATGTTACGTTTCTCGTTCCGCCTATATAATCGCGAATGGACCGTTGTCCATTCGCGTTTTTTTATTTTTCATTTCACCTCATGTCGATTATGGCGTCTCCCGTTCGTCGTTTGTATAGAGGCGGGTTAGCGCGCAGCCTCAGTCTCAATTGAATCGGGAGGGAACGTGGGTGCGGTATATATTGATGGTCAAGGCCACCGGACATTCTGAAGCCGGCGTGAGGCCCAGCCGGGAGTATCGGGAGGCGATGACTGCCTACAAGGAGTCGCTGGACAAATCCGGCGTGCTTCTCGCAGCGGAAGAGCTGCAGCCGAGCGCAAGCGGGGTGCGGATTACCTATCCGGCGCACGGCGGCAAGCCGAAGGTGACGGTCGGACCTTTTGCGCGGGAGAAGGAGCTGGTTGCAGGCTACATCTTGATGGAGGTGAGCTCAGAAGAAGAAGCGGTCGAGTGGGCAATGCGCATGCCGCATCCGAGCGTCTTCAGCGGGGGCGAAGTCGAGCTCCGTCAGCTCATCGAGGATGCGAATCCGCCGCAAGCTCCGCATACGCGGTTCTTGGAGGCTGATCTGCGGGACCAAATCGATATGCTCAAAAAAAGTTAAACTTTTTTATTCGTATCTGTCGATTCCGTCATGGCCCGTTCGTCGTGTTTATAGAGGTCAAGATTTAATCTAATGTCCGCAAGTGTTACAATCGAAAATTCCGATTGTCACTTGCCGGCAAAACAAACCCAATGGAAAGGTTGATGAAGAATGGGAGCACAGCTTACCCCTTATTTGATGTCGGAGAATGCAAGAGCGCAGGCGGAATTTTATAAGCAAGCATTGGGAGGAGAAATCGGGTCCGTTCTTACGTTCGGTGAAACCCCGGGAGCGCCCGAAGCGATGAAGGATAAAGTCATGCATATGGTTTTGACGGTTGCGGGAACCAATACCCTGTTTCTGTCCGATTCCTTCGAACCGGTACCTGGCAGCAGAAGCCTTAATTTATCGTTATCGTACGGCAGCGAAGCCGAAGCCCGCACGGCCTATGCGAACCTTGGGGAGGGCGGCGAGTTCAAGCATCCGTTCGATCGTCAGCCGTGGGGGGCCTATTATGGCGAAGTCGTGGATCAATTCGGCGTCACGTGGATGATCGTCACGCAATAAGAACGGCACATTCATTTTACACAACAAAGGAGCAGCGGTATATGAACCAGGAAGTAACAGATTTCATTGAAGCGGTAAAGGAGCCTTGGCAAGGGGAGCTGTGCTCCCGCCTGCGCGAGGTTGTTCACGGGGCGGTTCCGGACGTCCAGGAGCGCATCCAGTACAAGAAGCCTCATTTTTTGAAAAATGGGAAATACGCCGCCGTGATCTCAACGTCGAAAGACGCGGTCAGCTTTACGATCTTTAATGCGGGCGGGCTATCGCTCCCGGAAGGATTGTTCGACGGTCCCCCGGAAAGAAAGACGATCAAGCTGCGGCAAGGGCACACGGCCGATCGCGATCAGCTGTCCTCGCTGGTTAGCCAAGCTGCCTCCGGATTGTAAAGATACGCTGAAGCTGAAGTCGGCAAGCTGTCTTGAAGTGCGCTGGAGTGAATGCCATTGAAGAGTTGGAATCCCGCGAGGGATACTGGTTGCAGGGCTGTAACAGGCTGCCGGAAGGTATGCTGTTACGGCCCTCTTTGGGCATTCATTGAGTGCCGCCACTAAGCTAGTAAGTATTATACTCATGCAAAGCTTCGCCGCACGCTGGGGGCTGCGAACGGTGTGCAGAAGCAGACCGCTGTTGTATGAATCGATCGCCGCGGCCGCGGATGATACCATGCTTATGGACATAGGTTCCGTTAGCGAAGTTATCAAGAACGTTTTGCGAGTGTTGCGGACATGAGAGCCTTTATAGGAGACAAAGCGTCCCCGAATTGCAGTTAATAAAGCGAATAACGGATTGTATGTCCGCAACCGTCGCCAATCGGCTGAAATTCGGCGAATAACGGATCGTATGTCCGTAACTCTCTCAAGGTCGTCTTGTTCGACTTGCGCGCACACCACGTGGTGGACCGCAATCATGCAAAGCCACACCGTGCGCTGGGGACTGCGCGCGATGCGCAAAAAGTTCAGCGTATCCTTGTTCGTCCTTGTGCGCGGCGGAATCATCCAGATGAAGGTTTAGGAGGCATGATACAAGGGTCAGCCCGCATGGGTGAAAAAGCGGCGGTTCGTCTTACAACCGGGGATCAGTGCATAGCGATAGATAGATACAGAGCCAAGCGAGGCATGACCTCCTTGGCTCTGTATTTTTTGCACGGCCAGGAGATTTGCCGACTAGCTTCATGAATGATCTTGTGAATGTCCAGTTACGGCTATAACCGGCCTGATCTGCCATTTCTTTATACGTTAAACCCCGAATTTCATACTTGAATTAGCGGGGGTTACTGTATAATTCAGGTAGGGAAGCGAATAACGACAAGGAGTTGGGCAGGAGTGGGAGAGCGGATTAAGACGGGA carries:
- a CDS encoding YciI family protein; its protein translation is MRFMMIVKGTKDSEAGIMPSTELLEAMLRYNEELAKAGVLLAADGLHASSQGIRISYPEPGGKPKVTDGPFAEAKEIIAGYTLIEVKSREEAIEWALRMPDPHGFGEGEIELRQIIDAADLTQNPETLAMEAALREKMEGTRKP
- a CDS encoding RNA polymerase sigma factor gives rise to the protein MSGSSVQRTIDAIWRIESAKLIAGLARMVRDVGLAEDLAQDALVIALERWPVTGIPDNPGAWLMTTAKRRAIDQIRRSKLREQKYEELGRGSDLYTEDDIDMALDGEVEDDLLRLIFTTCHPVLSQEARVALTLRLLGGLTTDEIARAFLLAESTIAQRIVRAKRTLSASKVAFEVPAGEELKQRLSTVLEVIYLMFNEGYAATSGDSWMRPMLCQEALRLGRILAEIAPAEPEVHGLVSLMEIQSSRFRTRVNAAGEPILLMDQNRALWDHLLIRRGLAALERARKLGRPLGPYALQAAISACHAQARTASETDWARIAALYEALSRVMPSPIVELNRAVAIAMAFGPAFGLQLVDELVAEPSLKDYHLLPSVRGDLLVKLGRTGEAREEFERAASLTRNARERGLLLKRAAECAASESGDCDQQGIDA
- a CDS encoding VOC family protein produces the protein MGAQLTPYLMSENARAQAEFYKQALGGEIGSVLTFGETPGAPEAMKDKVMHMVLTVAGTNTLFLSDSFEPVPGSRSLNLSLSYGSEAEARTAYANLGEGGEFKHPFDRQPWGAYYGEVVDQFGVTWMIVTQ
- a CDS encoding DUF1801 domain-containing protein, translating into MNQEVTDFIEAVKEPWQGELCSRLREVVHGAVPDVQERIQYKKPHFLKNGKYAAVISTSKDAVSFTIFNAGGLSLPEGLFDGPPERKTIKLRQGHTADRDQLSSLVSQAASGL
- a CDS encoding YciI family protein; the encoded protein is MRYILMVKATGHSEAGVRPSREYREAMTAYKESLDKSGVLLAAEELQPSASGVRITYPAHGGKPKVTVGPFAREKELVAGYILMEVSSEEEAVEWAMRMPHPSVFSGGEVELRQLIEDANPPQAPHTRFLEADLRDQIDMLKKS